From Methanolobus chelungpuianus, a single genomic window includes:
- the pstB gene encoding phosphate ABC transporter ATP-binding protein PstB — MTDDFTSDTEIEVRGLNLWYGTNHALHDISIDIPKNSVTAFIGPSGCGKSTFLRCLNRMNDLIPNCRIEGNVNINGEDIYSKAVDVVDLRKKVGMVFQKPNPFPMSIHDNVAYGPRIHGAPRKEIDGIVEYALRSGALWDEVSGRLNTSALDLSGGQQQRLCIARTLAVKPEVILFDEPCSALDPISTNKIEDLILELKKQYTIVIVTHNMQQAARISDYTAFFLLGDLIEFGRTEQIFESPQKRETEDYITGRFG, encoded by the coding sequence GTGACAGATGATTTTACAAGCGATACGGAGATAGAGGTCAGAGGGCTCAACCTCTGGTACGGCACAAACCATGCGCTGCATGACATATCTATAGATATACCTAAGAACAGCGTAACAGCCTTTATCGGGCCTTCGGGCTGTGGTAAATCCACATTCCTGAGGTGTCTCAACAGGATGAACGACCTTATCCCAAACTGCAGGATAGAAGGTAATGTGAATATCAACGGAGAGGACATATACAGCAAGGCAGTGGATGTTGTGGACCTGAGAAAAAAGGTAGGAATGGTGTTCCAGAAACCTAATCCTTTCCCCATGTCAATACATGACAACGTTGCATACGGGCCCCGCATACATGGCGCTCCCAGAAAAGAAATAGACGGCATTGTAGAATATGCACTCAGATCCGGTGCTCTCTGGGACGAGGTTTCCGGCAGGCTGAACACCTCAGCCCTTGACCTCAGCGGCGGCCAGCAGCAGAGGCTCTGCATCGCAAGGACCCTTGCAGTGAAACCGGAAGTCATACTCTTTGACGAACCATGCAGTGCGCTCGATCCCATATCCACTAACAAGATAGAGGACCTTATACTGGAGCTTAAAAAGCAATACACTATTGTAATAGTTACTCATAATATGCAACAAGCTGCCAGGATTTCCGATTATACGGCATTCTTCCTACTTGGCGACCTGATAGAGTTCGGAAGAACGGAGCAGATATTCGAGAGCCCGCAGAAAAGAGAAACTGAAGATTATATTACAGGAAGGTTTGGGTGA